The Flavobacteriales bacterium genome contains the following window.
CAACTTTTTTATTTACTATAAACCAAAAGACATAGTAAGCGGAGATTTTTATTATGCGTTGGCACATAAACCAAAAAATGGCAAAGATGAATTGTTTTATTTATGTACTGCAGATTGTACAGGTCATGGTGTTCCAGGTGCATTAATGAGTATGTTGGGAATATCCAATCTTAATGAATCTATTATTGAGAAAGATATTGTTGAGCCTCACGAAATTTTAAACAATGTTCGTAGAGGAATTATCGAATCGTTAGACTCGGAAGATAAAAGTGAAGAAAATAAAGATGGGACGGATTGTGTATTGTGTGCATTCGATTTTAAAAATGCTACTTTAGAATTTGCAGCTGCTAATAATCCATTGTGGATTTATAGAAATGGAGAAATGTTAGAGTTTAAACCAGATAAAATGCCAGTAGGTAAATATCATGGCGAACTAAACTCTTTTTCGTTGCAAAAAGTTGACTTACAAAAAGGAGACATTGTTTATTCATTTACTGATGGATTTGCCGACCAATTTGGTGGTGAAAAAGGTAAAAAATTTAAGTATAAACCGTTTCAACAATTTTTAATTGAAAACGCTTCACTACCATTAGAAGAACAACGAAAAAAGTTAGATACAACTTTTGAAAATTGGAAAGGAGATCTAGAACAAGTTGATGATGTATTGGTTGTGGCTATAAAAATTTAAGTATTGAAAAGTGAATAAAATTATTCTCATAATACTTGGTTTTATTTTTTCTACAAGTTGTTTTTCTCAAGAGTTAGATGAACTTAAAAATGAATTGCAGAAAGCAACATCTGACACCCTTAAATTAAGATTGCTGGTAGAAATTACAGATGCTTGTGAGATAAATGAAATAGAAAAATTTGCTAATCAAGCAATTTTGTTAGCTGATCATTTAATTCAATCAAAAAAATATTCAAAAAATAAAATTTTGGTTAATAAAGCAACCGCTATTAACAATAAGGCATTTTATTATCATTCTATTTCTAATTACATAAAGGCGATAGAGCAATATGGTATTAGTTTGCAGGTTTTTGAAGAGATAGGAGATACAAATGGGATTATAATGGCAAGCAATAATATAGCGTTGCTTGAGAAAGATTTAGGTCATATCGATATAACAATTGGGTATTTAAATAGAGCGTTAAGATTAGCTCAGTTGTCAAACAATGTTGAAATGCTCCACATGACGCATACAAACTACTCAGCAATTTATGTTCGACTAGGACTAATCGATAAAGCATTAGAACATTCATATAAAGGGTTGAAAATTCAAGAAAGCATTAATAATGAGTATGGTAAAGGTTATGCCTTAAACACAATAGCTTCATTATTTTATATGCAAAAAGATTTGAAGCGAGCAGAAGAGTTTTATTTAAAGTCATTAAAAGTTAGAGAAGGAATTAAAGATGAAATAGGGGTAAGTACAGTCTATAATAATTTGGCAAAAATATATGAAGATTTAAATCAAGATGAAAAAGCGCTTGAATTTCATATGAAATGTTTAGAGATTCGGACAAAGATTAAATTCAACGAGGGTATAGCCCAATCTTATAGTAATTTAGGGTCGTATTATTTAAAAAATGGAGACCCAATAAAAACATTAGATTTTTATAACAAAGGAATTGAAATAAGAGAAAAAATAAAAGATTATGAAGGGTTGAACAATTCTTATGTTAAAATGGCAGATTTTTTATTAAAACAACACAAGCTTAACGAAGCAGAAACTTATGGAAAAAAAGCATTAAAAATTGCTCAAGAATTGAGTTTCACTGGGAATATTGAATCAAGCTCAAATGTGTTGTTTAATATTTATCAGAAATTAGGAAAAGATAAAGAAGCACTCCAAATGCATATTTTATATGTACAAATGAAAGATAGTTTATTTAATGCTGAAACTCAAAAATCAATATTAACAAAGCAAATAAATTACGAGTACGATAAAAAAAAGCTGACTGATAGTTTACAATTTGCAAAAGAACAAGAAGTAAAAGATTTGGCAATAGCCAAACAAGAAGCACAGTTAAAACAAGAAAAAACACAGCGTTTTGCACTTTATGGAGGCTTAATATTATTTATTGTTTTTGCAGGGTTAATGTACAATAGATTTAAAGTAACTCAAAATCAAAAAATTATTATTGAGAAACAAAAAGAGTTAGTTGAAGAAAAGCAAAAAGAAATTATTGATAGTATTAAATATGCCAAACGTATTCAAGATGCATTATTAACATCACAAGGATATATTGAGCGAAATATTAAGCGATTGAAAGACTTATAATTTTAATGAGTTAATTTGTAGAAATGAGAAACGGTTTACTTAAAATATTTATAGCATTATTTTGCTTGATTTTCACGCACACAACTAATGCTACCAATGGTAATGATGTAATAGGTTCAAGAGCTACATCATTGGGTGGATTTTCAACAACATTGAGCGATTTGTGGTCGACCAACAACAACCAAGCGGGCTTGGGTTTTGTAAACGAATTATCCGCAGGGATGTATTACGAAAACCGATTTATGTTAAAAGAAACCAGCTATAAAGCAGGTGCTTTTGTTTTACCATTAAAAGCAGGTACTTTTGGTTTTAGCATCACTTCTTTTGGGTATTCTGCTTACAGCGAAAACAAGGCAGGTTTATCTTACGGAATAAAATTAGCCGAAAAGGTTGCTGTAGGCGTTCAGCTTAACTATTTAAACAATAGATTAACGGCAGATTATGGTCAGTCGAATACCTTTACGGCTGCTATTGGGGTAATTTCTCCATTAACAAAAGAACTTACCGTTGGTGTTCATGTGTACAACCCAAACAGAACAAAATTGGCTGATTATAATAACGAGCGTGTTCCTACCATTATGAAGTTGGGATTGGATTATAAATTTTCTGATAAAGTGTTTTTAGCAGTAGAAGCCGAAAAAGATATTAATTATACACCTGTTGTAAAAGTTGGAGTAGAGTACCATGCCATTGAAATGCTGTATTTAAGAGGAGGTATATCTACCAATCCAACACAAAGTTCTTTCGGAATAGGGTTAAAATTTACTCAGTTTAAAGTCGATTTATCATCCTCTTTCCATCAAACATTAGGGTTGACACCATCTGTTTCATTGATATACGTTAAAAGTAAATAGTGCATATTTCGTTAAAACATAAACCGTCTGTCATGCTGAGCCTGTCGAAGCATCTTTTTTATGTATTTCTCATTTTGCCTTTTTCTATTTACGCTCAAACTACCGAAGAAGAAAAAAACCAAATTATTGAACAACGAGTTGAATATTTAGTAGATAATGCAGAAGCAAGTGATATTGATTATACTACTGTATTTGAACAATTAACTTTTTATTTCGATAATCCTTTAAACATTAATAGAGCAGATGTTAATGAATTGCGCGAACTTTCTTTGCTATCTGATATTCAAATCAATAATTTAATTACTCATATTGAGAAGAATGGAAAGTTAATGACTTTAGAGGAATTACAAACGGTTCAAGGTTTCGATTTGAATACCATAAAACTAATGTTACCTTTTGTTAAGGTTAATTCCGATGTTAATACACCTCAATTATCGTTTAAGGAGTTGTTGAAGAATGGAGAAAACCAGTGGTTTGTTCGTTTTGAACGTGTTTTAGAAGAAAAAGAAGGGTATTCACCAACTACAGATTCTGCCTTATTGGCGAGTCCAAATTCGAGGTATAAAGGAGATAGAAACAGGTATTTTACACGATACAAATACAATTACGGTAATCACATTAGTTTTGGATTTAGTGCAGATAAAGACCCAGGTGAAGAATTTTTTAATGGGACACAACAACAAGGGTTTGATTTTTATTCGGCACACTTTTTTTTACGAAATCAGGGTAAAATAAAACAGTTGGCTATTGGAGATTATCAAGCACAATTCGGTCAAGGATTAACGTATTGGTCTGGGATAGCATTCGGTAAATCGGCAGACATAATGATGGTTAAACGGAGTGCAGCAGGATTAAAACCATATACCTCGGTAGATGAAAACTTGTTTTTAAGAGGGGCAGGTATTGCTCTTGATTTTAACGAAATAGAAGTAACCACTTTTTATTCGCGAAATAAGATTGATGCTAATATTGATTTAGCTGATAGTACTTTGATTGATGACGATGTAACCACTATAACATCGTTTCAACAAACAGGGTTTCATCGTACAAAAAATGAAATAGAAGATAAAGATGCAATAATTAACCAAACTTTAGGAGGGCATATCGCTTATAAAGTTAGAAAATTAAATGTAGGTTTTACAGGAGTTTACGATGAGATTAATGCAAATTTTAACCCTAGTTTAAGTACCTATAGTCAATTTAGAAACGCATCGAGTTACCAAACCAATTTAGGGCTAGATTACAATTGGATTTATAAAAATTTTAACTTTTTTGGTGAATTCTCTAAAAGCCTTGATGCTGGAACAGCATTTGTTTCGGGAGCTTTAATCAATTTGGCGAATAATTTTTCGATGTCGGTGTTGTACCGCGATTATGCTCGCGATTTTCATCCAATATCGAGTGTAGGAATTGGCGAGAACTCTACCAACGAAAACGAAAAAGGGTTGTACATGGGCTTTGTAGCTTCGCCCTCCAAGCAGTTTACCATTTCGGCGTATTACGATCAATTTGTTTTTCCATGGTTAAAATATCAGGTAAATGCACCGAGTAATGGTTATCAGTATTTAACTCAATTAACGTACAAACCATCTAAAAAATTAGAAATGTATGTACGTGTGCGTGAGCGAAATAAACCAGAAAATACCGATATTGATTTAGAAGATGGTATCGATTACATTGTTTCGCGTAAGCAAACCAATTATCGTTACAATTTATCGTATAACATTTCTCCATCGTTTAAGTTAAAAAATAGAGTAGAATTGGTGAATGTCGATCATCAAGGTTCGCCTTTCGAAACAGGTTATTTAATTTATCAGGATATTATTTATCAAGGCTTAAAAAGCCCTTTTTCGTTCTCGTTACGATATGGAATTTTTGATACGGATTCGTACAATACTAGAATATATGCCTACGAAAACGATGTGTTGTATAGTTTTTCTATTCCAGCATATTATAATCGTGGAACAAGAACATACTTAACAGTTCGCTATAAAGTAAAGCGTGGTATTGATGTTTGGTTGCGATATGGTTTAACGCATTACGAAAACCTTGACATCATTAGTTCTGGACTCGAAGAAATTGTTGGAAATTCCAAGAGTGATGTAAAATTTCAGGTAAGGTTTAAGTTTTAGTTCTTAAAACAAACCGTTGAGGAACGAAATGGTTGTTTTAAAGCTAAGCAACCCGAAACGAAGTGAGAAATTTAATTACTCATAACGACAACTGTATGTTGCGTTTTTTTTAGTTTATTAATAGCACCAAAGTAATGAAATTTTGTAGATGTAACAAAGAGCAAATCATTTTCAGATAGGGAAGAAGTTCGCTGTCTGAGGCAAAGATGCAATTTGCAAAGCCTATAAATAACCACCTACAAAATGAATGGCATTTACTTACAAAAGTTTCAAATAACTAAGCTGCTCGCAAGCAAAACGCAATATACAGCGTGTTGGCGGTAGTTCTATTTATCTTTCCTTCTATTATAAATATTAGTCTTTTTCTATTGGGCGAAAGTGACTTAGGTTATTACTTTTAGATTGAATTGTGTCTGTAAGGCTCAGAATAATATATTCGGGATGAATACAAATGAAAGAGACTCTGCATATAAATCTTTTTGCGATTGTGAGTTCTTCTTTAGTTAGTTTTAAAATGTTAGAATAATCTTCGATTCTTACTATCATTCCTACTTTAGGAATATATGGTAATTCG
Protein-coding sequences here:
- a CDS encoding SpoIIE family protein phosphatase produces the protein MENITENNNFFIYYKPKDIVSGDFYYALAHKPKNGKDELFYLCTADCTGHGVPGALMSMLGISNLNESIIEKDIVEPHEILNNVRRGIIESLDSEDKSEENKDGTDCVLCAFDFKNATLEFAAANNPLWIYRNGEMLEFKPDKMPVGKYHGELNSFSLQKVDLQKGDIVYSFTDGFADQFGGEKGKKFKYKPFQQFLIENASLPLEEQRKKLDTTFENWKGDLEQVDDVLVVAIKI
- a CDS encoding tetratricopeptide repeat protein — encoded protein: MNKIILIILGFIFSTSCFSQELDELKNELQKATSDTLKLRLLVEITDACEINEIEKFANQAILLADHLIQSKKYSKNKILVNKATAINNKAFYYHSISNYIKAIEQYGISLQVFEEIGDTNGIIMASNNIALLEKDLGHIDITIGYLNRALRLAQLSNNVEMLHMTHTNYSAIYVRLGLIDKALEHSYKGLKIQESINNEYGKGYALNTIASLFYMQKDLKRAEEFYLKSLKVREGIKDEIGVSTVYNNLAKIYEDLNQDEKALEFHMKCLEIRTKIKFNEGIAQSYSNLGSYYLKNGDPIKTLDFYNKGIEIREKIKDYEGLNNSYVKMADFLLKQHKLNEAETYGKKALKIAQELSFTGNIESSSNVLFNIYQKLGKDKEALQMHILYVQMKDSLFNAETQKSILTKQINYEYDKKKLTDSLQFAKEQEVKDLAIAKQEAQLKQEKTQRFALYGGLILFIVFAGLMYNRFKVTQNQKIIIEKQKELVEEKQKEIIDSIKYAKRIQDALLTSQGYIERNIKRLKDL
- a CDS encoding helix-hairpin-helix domain-containing protein translates to MLSLSKHLFYVFLILPFSIYAQTTEEEKNQIIEQRVEYLVDNAEASDIDYTTVFEQLTFYFDNPLNINRADVNELRELSLLSDIQINNLITHIEKNGKLMTLEELQTVQGFDLNTIKLMLPFVKVNSDVNTPQLSFKELLKNGENQWFVRFERVLEEKEGYSPTTDSALLASPNSRYKGDRNRYFTRYKYNYGNHISFGFSADKDPGEEFFNGTQQQGFDFYSAHFFLRNQGKIKQLAIGDYQAQFGQGLTYWSGIAFGKSADIMMVKRSAAGLKPYTSVDENLFLRGAGIALDFNEIEVTTFYSRNKIDANIDLADSTLIDDDVTTITSFQQTGFHRTKNEIEDKDAIINQTLGGHIAYKVRKLNVGFTGVYDEINANFNPSLSTYSQFRNASSYQTNLGLDYNWIYKNFNFFGEFSKSLDAGTAFVSGALINLANNFSMSVLYRDYARDFHPISSVGIGENSTNENEKGLYMGFVASPSKQFTISAYYDQFVFPWLKYQVNAPSNGYQYLTQLTYKPSKKLEMYVRVRERNKPENTDIDLEDGIDYIVSRKQTNYRYNLSYNISPSFKLKNRVELVNVDHQGSPFETGYLIYQDIIYQGLKSPFSFSLRYGIFDTDSYNTRIYAYENDVLYSFSIPAYYNRGTRTYLTVRYKVKRGIDVWLRYGLTHYENLDIISSGLEEIVGNSKSDVKFQVRFKF